Proteins encoded in a region of the Tetrapisispora phaffii CBS 4417 chromosome 12, complete genome genome:
- the TPHA0L01770 gene encoding uncharacterized protein: protein MHCKKYAAVAVNGRGRRADVTLSAALHVQGPVVTRPRGAEASANGLVFSAGRAPRRILRASPAFPSDVSSRSATSARAAKPRRCAFPLGKILPVAATQLAAQKGTALRCGRLCVRHNPRALPARTCARPTHIRRAGLATPHARFTVHASIRDGGATPNSAEDAGNREKVNSFPLSDTLATQVLECMGAQQSRLKPSQKYSHVLMACRRL, encoded by the coding sequence ATGCACTGCAAAAAATATGCTGCTGTGGCAGTGAACGGGCGCGGGCGACGCGCAGATGTGACACTATCCGCAGCGCTGCATGTCCAAGGCCCAGTAGTGACGCGCCCGCGGGGGGCAGAGGCTTCTGCCAACGGTCTGGTATTCAGCGCAGGACGAGCACCAAGGCGCATCCTGCGCGCCTCGCCGGCGTTTCCAAGCGATGTGTCGTCCCGCTCTGCAACCTCCGCACGTGCCGCCAAGCCGCGTCGCTGCGCTTTTCCGCTGGGGAAGATTCTCCCCGTGGCAGCAACGCAGCTAGCTGCGCAGAAGGGCACTGCGCTCCGCTGCGGCCGTTTGTGTGTGCGGCACAATCCCAGAGCGCTCCCTGCACGAACCTGCGCCCGGCCAACACACATTCGCCGCGCAGGTCTCGCAACCCCCCACGCCCGATTCACAGTCCACGCATCCATTCGAGACGGTGGCGCAACACCAAATTCTGCGGAAGACGCTGGAAATCGGGAAAAAGTGAACAGTTTTCCGCTTTCGGACACCTTGGCCACCCAAGTGCTGGAATGTATGGGTGCACAGCAGTCACGTCTAAAGCCGTCGCAAAAATACAGTCACGTGCTGATGGCGTGTCGCCGTTTGTGA
- the GDT1 gene encoding putative ribosome biosynthesis protein GDT1 (similar to Saccharomyces cerevisiae GDT1 (YBR187W); ancestral locus Anc_8.557): MNKFTNIFLIVSLLLSIVSATATDGSTEDASASKSFIMAIVMIGISEIGDKTFLIAALMAMRSSRWVVFSAAASSLAIMTILSGLAGRSFVAIIPVHLTHFLAGVLFLVFGYKLFKEGLAMSKDAGVDEEMAEVEEELASKDINKKMEDVEAGGSPQGSGNNLLEKLQNKLYELSSYVFSPLWIQIFVMNFLAEFGDRSQISIIAMASDNNYWFTIFGGCIGHFICTALAVIGGKMLATKISMRTMTLGGSISFFVFGLLYIYDVRYMSEER; encoded by the coding sequence ATGAATAAGTtcacaaatatttttcttatagTGTCATTACTATTGTCTATTGTCAGTGCTACAGCCACCGATGGTTCTACTGAGGATGCATCTGCATCTAAATCATTTATAATGGCTATCGTGATGATTGGCATCTCTGAAATCGGTGATAAGACATTCTTGATCGCTGCTCTAATGGCTATGCGTTCATCTAGATGGGTTGTTTTTTCTGCTGCAGCTTCATCATTGGCTATTATGACTATTCTATCTGGTCTAGCTGGGCGTTCCTTTGTTGCTATTATCCCAGTTCACTTGACACATTTTCTAGCGGGTGTCTTATTCCTAGTCTTTGGTTACAAACTATTCAAAGAAGGTTTAGCTATGTCCAAAGATGCTGGtgttgatgaagaaatgGCTGAAGTTGAAGAAGAGTTAGCAAGTAAAGATATCAACAAGAAAATGGAAGATGTCGAAGCTGGTGGATCTCCTCAAGGCTCCGGTaacaatttattagaaaaattacaaaacaAATTATACGAACTTTCATCATATGTCTTTTCACCACTGTGGATTCAAATCTTTGTTATGAATTTCTTAGCTGAATTTGGTGACCGTTCCCAAATAAGCATCATAGCCATGGCATCTGATAACAATTATTGGTTCACCATATTTGGAGGCTGCATCGGTCATTTTATCTGTACTGCTTTAGCTGTAATTGGTGGTAAAATGTTAGCCACCAAAATCAGTATGAGAACTATGACCTTAGGTGGCTCTATCTCTTTCTTCGTTTTTGGCTTACTATACATTTACGATGTTAGATACATGTCTGAAGAGCGTTAA
- the MSI1 gene encoding Msi1p (similar to Saccharomyces cerevisiae MSI1 (YBR195C); ancestral locus Anc_8.548) has translation MEPEIQDDTTVNNIEATAISQDLQERYTHWKKNTRLLYDYLNTNSTKWPSLSCQFFQDVNTKNDSHRILLSSFTSGLMPEQESINIMSISTLKHVPWASLNNFDMDEMEFKPDNNLKLPPKNLHTEQTITFPNGDCNRARYLPQNQDIIAGASSDGTVYIFNRTKYGSTLRQTSSFQSYQARFAEPENTVQSVDSNPNEALSIDWNVQREGLLAASYSDGEIKTWDLKKFSNANTTITTPTVSIMMDTNGANDVTWMPLHDSLLAACGESNKLIIYDIRGSREHTTISSGIHEDGINACRFNYANNLIVASADTVGNVHIWDIRKSNEIVKTIPHGSSISTIEWNPNMDTILATAGQDDGLVKLWDVTDSELIFTHGGHMLGVNDISWNRHDPWLMCSVARDNSVQIWRPAHNLVEEQV, from the coding sequence ATGGAACCTGAAATTCAAGACGATACGACAGTGAACAATATCGAAGCAACAGCTATTTCACAAGACTTGCAAGAAAGATACACGCATTGGAAAAAGAACACTAGATTGTTATATGATTACTTAAATACTAATTCTACGAAATGGCCTTCTCTATCATGTCAATTTTTCCAAGATGTAAATACAAAGAATGACTCGCATAGGATActtttatcatcatttacCTCTGGCCTAATGCCTGAACAAGAATCCATTAACATTATGAGCATATCAACATTGAAGCATGTACCATGGGCCTCcttgaataattttgatatgGATGAAATGGAATTTAAACcagataataatttaaaattacctccaaaaaatttacaCACTGAGCAAACAATTACATTCCCCAATGGTGACTGTAATAGAGCCAGATACTTGCCCCAAAATCAAGATATAATTGCAGGTGCATCTTCGGATGGTACCgtctatatatttaatagaaCTAAGTACGGTTCTACGTTAAGACAAACTAGTTCTTTCCAATCGTATCAAGCTAGATTTGCAGAACCTGAGAATACTGTTCAGTCAGTTGATAGTAATCCGAATGAAGCATTATCTATTGACTGGAATGTACAAAGAGAAGGGCTTTTAGCAGCTTCATATTCAGATGGTGAGATTAAAACGTGGGACTTGAAGAAATTTTCGAACGCCAACACAACAATCACCACTCCTACTGTTTCAATAATGATGGATACAAATGGTGCCAATGATGTAACATGGATGCCATTGCATGATTCCCTGCTGGCAGCTTGTGGTGAAAgcaataaattaataatctaTGATATAAGAGGATCCAGAGAACATACCACGATATCTTCAGGAATTCATGAAGATGGTATCAATGCATGTCGCTTCAATTACGCGAACAATTTAATAGTAGCATCTGCTGATACTGTAGGTAATGTACATATATGGGATATCAGAAAGTCTAATGAGATAGTGAAGACAATACCGCATGGTTCCTCTATCTCTACGATCGAGTGGAACCCCAACATGGATACCATATTGGCCACCGCTGGGCAAGACGACGGATTAGTCAAGCTATGGGATGTAACTGACTCGGAACTGATTTTCACACACGGTGGACACATGCTTGGTGTCAACGACATATCTTGGAACAGACATGACCCATGGTTGATGTGCAGTGTCGCTAGAGACAATTCGGTCCAGATCTGGAGACCAGCGCATAATTTAGTAGAAGAACAGGTGTAA
- the RPL21A gene encoding 60S ribosomal protein eL21 (similar to Saccharomyces cerevisiae RPL21A (YBR191W) and RPL21B (YPL079W); ancestral locus Anc_8.553), producing MGKSHGYRSRTRYMFQRDFRKHGAIALSTYLKVYKVGDIVDIKANGSIQKGMPHKFYQGKTGVVYNVTKSSVGVIVNKMVGNRYIEKRLSLRVEHVKHSKCRQEFLDRVKSNAAKKAEAKANGVAVQLKRQPAKPREARVVSTEGNVPQTLAPVPYETFI from the exons ATGGGTAAATC TCACGGTTACAGATCTCGTACTCGTTACATGTTCCAACGTGACTTCAGGAAGCACGGTGCTATCGCATTGTCTACTTACCTGAAGGTCTACAAGGTTGGCGACATTGTCGACATTAAGGCCAATGGTTCCATCCAAAAGGGTATGCCACACAAGTTCTACCAAGGTAAGACTGGTGTCGTCTACAACGTTACCAAGTCCTCTGTCGGCGTCATCGTCAACAAGATGGTTGGCAACAGATACATCGAAAAGAGATTGAGCTTGAGAGTCGAACATGTCAAACACTCCAAGTGTAGACAAGAGTTCTTGGACAGAGTTAAGAGTAACGCTGCCAAGAAGGCTGAAGCTAAGGCTAACGGCGTTGCTGTCCAATTGAAGAGACAACCAGCCAAGCCAAGAGAGGCTCGTGTCGTTTCCACCGAGGGTAACGTCCCACAAACTTTAGCTCCTGTTCCATACGAAACCTTCATCTAA
- the ATP4 gene encoding F1F0 ATP synthase subunit 4 (similar to Saccharomyces cerevisiae ATP4 (YPL078C); ancestral locus Anc_8.549), translating into MSLRALTLKSVSRPMKSIAFQNVPTICHMSTSSKTPEPKEKAASIIDSIPGNSVLSKTGILATSTAAAVYAISNELYVINEESILVGTFLGFSIIFGKFIAPLYKDYANDRIKQVSEILNASRNKHVDAVKERIDSVSDLKNVSATTKVLFDVSKETVELEAKAFELKQKVSLAEEAKSVLDSWVRYEASIRKLQQQQITESVISKVQSELENPKFQDKILQQSIVEVEELLAKLK; encoded by the coding sequence ATGAGTTTACGTGCTTTAACTTTAAAGTCGGTTTCAAGACCAATGAAAAGCATTGCTTTCCAGAATGTTCCTACTATCTGCCATATGTCGACGTCATCAAAGACTCCTGAGCCAAAGGAAAAAGCTGCCTCCATTATCGACTCTATTCCAGGCAACAGTGTATTATCTAAGACTGGTATCTTAGCTACCTCGACTGCAGCTGCTGTGTATGCGATTTCTAATGAATTATACGTTATTAACGAGGAATCCATCTTAGTGGGTACTTTCCTTGGTTTTTCTATAATCTTTGGTAAATTCATTGCCCCTCTATACAAGGACTATGCTAATGACAGAATTAAACAAGTCTCGGAAATATTAAATGCATCAAGAAACAAGCATGTGGATGCAGTTAAGGAAAGGATTGACTCTGTCTCAGACTTGAAGAACGTCTCAGCCACTACAAAAGTTTTATTCGATGTCTCAAAGGAAACCGTCGAATTGGAAGCTAAGGCTTTTGAATTGAAACAAAAAGTCAGTTTGGCTGAAGAAGCTAAATCTGTCTTAGACTCATGGGTCAGGTACGAGGCTTCTATTCGTAAgttacaacaacaacaaatcACTGAATCTGTCATCTCAAAGGTCCAATCTGAACTAGAAAATCCAAAATTCCAAGACAAGATTTTACAACAATCCATCGTTGAAGTCGAAGAACTTTTagcaaaattaaaataa
- the PGI1 gene encoding glucose-6-phosphate isomerase (similar to Saccharomyces cerevisiae PGI1 (YBR196C); ancestral locus Anc_8.547), whose amino-acid sequence MSNFKLATELPAWKKLQQIYDADGKNIKVKDEFAKDSQRFNKLSKTFTNYDGSKILFDFSKNLVNDEVLATLIELAKEADVAGLRDEMFKGEHINTTEDRAVFHPALRNRANKPMYVDGKNVAPEVDAVLQHMKEFSEEVRSGAWKGYTGKKITDVVNIGIGGSDLGPVMVTEALKHYSGVLDVHFVSNIDGTHIAETLKTLNAETTLFLIASKTFTTAETITNATSAKNWFLSKTGNNPAHIAKHFAALSTNEVEVAKFGIDTKNMFGFENWVGGRYSVWSAIGLSVALYIGYDNFDAFLKGAEAVDKHFQETPLEENIPLLGGLLSVWYNNFHGAQTHLVAPYDQYLHRFPAYLQQLSMESNGKSVTRGNVFANYSTGSILFGEPATNAQHSFFQLVHQGTKLIPTDFILAAQSHNPIENKLHQKMLASNYFAQAEALLVGKDAAEVEAEGAKGGLVPHKIFSGNRPTTSILAQKITPATLGSLIAYYEFLTFTEGAIWNINSFDQWGVELGKVLAKVIGNELVDASPVSSHDPSTNGLINQFKEWM is encoded by the coding sequence atgtccAACTTCAAATTAGCCACTGAATTACCAGCCTGGAAAAAGTTACAACAAATCTACGATGCTGATGGTAAGAACATCAAAGTCAAGGATGAATTTGCCAAGGACTCCCAAAGATTCAACAAGTTATCCAAGACCTTCACTAACTACGATGGCTCTAAAATCTTATTCGATTTCTCAAAGAATTTGGTCAATGACGAAGTCTTAGCTACTTTAATCGAATTAGCTAAGGAAGCCGATGTCGCTGGTTTAAGAGATGAAATGTTCAAGGGTGAACACATCAACACCACCGAAGACCGTGCTGTCTTCCATCCAGCTTTAAGAAACAGAGCTAACAAGCCAATGTACGTTGACGGTAAGAATGTTGCTCCAGAAGTCGACGCTGTCCTACAACACATGAAGGAATTCTCTGAAGAAGTTAGATCTGGTGCCTGGAAGGGTTACACTGGCAAGAAGATCACCGACGTTGTCAACATTGGTATTGGTGGTTCTGATTTAGGTCCAGTTATGGTCACTGAAGCTTTGAAGCACTACTCTGGTGTTTTAGACGTCCACTTCGTCTCTAACATCGATGGTACTCACATTGCTGAAACTTTAAAGACCTTGAATGCTGAAACTACTTTATTCTTAATTGCCTCTAAGACTTTCACTACTGCTGAAACCATCACTAACGCTACTTCTGCTAAGAACTGGTTCTTATCTAAGACTGGTAACAACCCAGCCCATATTGCTAAGCATTTCGCTGCTTTATCCACAAACGAAGTTGAAGTTGCCAAGTTCGGTATTGACACCAAGAACATGTTCGGTTTTGAAAACTGGGTCGGTGGTCGTTACTCTGTTTGGTCTGCTATCGGTTTATCCGTTGCTTTATACATCGGTTACGACAACTTCGATGCCTTCTTAAAGGGTGCTGAGGCCGTTGACAAGCATTTCCAAGAAACTCcattagaagaaaacaTCCCTCTATTAGGTGGTTTATTATCTGTTTGGTACAACAACTTCCACGGTGCTCAAACCCATTTAGTTGCTCCATACGATCAATACTTACACAGATTCCCAGCTTACTTACAACAATTATCTATGGAATCCAACGGTAAGTCTGTCACCAGAGGTAATGTTTTCGCTAACTACTCTACTGGTTCTATCTTATTCGGTGAACCAGCTACTAACGCACAACATTCTTTCTTCCAATTGGTTCACCAAGGTACTAAATTAATCCCTACCGATTTCATTTTAGCTGCTCAATCTCATAACCcaattgaaaacaaattaCACCAAAAGATGTTAGCTTCCAACTACTTTGCTCAAGCTGAAGCTTTATTAGTTGGTAAGGATGCCGCTGAAGTTGAAGCTGAAGGTGCCAAGGGTGGTTTAGTCCCACACAAGATCTTCTCCGGTAACAGACCAACTACCTCTATCTTAGCTCAAAAGATTACTCCAGCTACTTTAGGTTCTTTAATTGCTTACTACGAATTCTTAACCTTCACTGAAGGTGCTATCTGGAACATTAACTCCTTTGACCAATGGGGAGTCGAATTAGGTAAGGTCTTAGCCAAGGTTATCGGTAATGAATTAGTCGATGCTTCTCCAGTCAGTTCTCACGACCCATCTACCAACGGTTTAATCAACCAATTCAAGGAATGGATGTAA
- the RIM2 gene encoding Rim2p (similar to Saccharomyces cerevisiae RIM2 (YBR192W); ancestral locus Anc_8.552), translated as MPKKSIEEWGKDAIESAPYLASDEKGSNYRDASNPSLISEQELQKQPNVKPWVHFFAGGVGGMAGAIVTCPFDLVKTRLQSDVFKKSYKSRVGGSVLRSNFKIVNFTTESMMHFRETFGIIGNIYRQEGFKSLFKGLGPNLVGVIPARSINFFTYGTTKDIYSRAFNNNQEAPWIHLMAAATAGWATSTATNPIWLIKTRLQLDKAGTTRKYKNSLDCLKSVLRNEGVIGLYKGLTASYLGSIEGILQWILYEQLKSVIKRRSIDKFGHADDRMKTRSDKIKEWCQRSGGAGLAKFVASIITYPHEVVRTRLRQMPTEGQKPKYTGLMQTFRVIIKEEGLISMYSGLTPHLMRTVPNSIIMFGTWELVIKLLS; from the coding sequence ATGCCAAAGAAGTCTATTGAAGAATGGGGAAAAGACGCCATTGAATCTGCCCCATATTTGGCAAGTGACGAAAAGGGTTCTAATTATAGAGACGCCTCCAATCCATCATTGATTTCAGAGCAGGAGTTACAGAAACAACCGAATGTGAAACCTTGGGTACATTTTTTTGCGGGTGGTGTTGGTGGTATGGCAGGTGCCATAGTTACATGTCCATTTGATTTAGTTAAGACACGTCTACAGAGTGATgtatttaaaaaatcatataaATCACGAGTTGGGGGGTCAGTTCTGAGGTCAAACTTCaaaattgttaattttaCAACTGAATCCATGATGCACTTTAGAGAAACTTTTGGAATTATCGGGAATATTTATAGACAGGAAGGGTTTAAAAGTTTATTTAAAGGTCTTGGACCTAATTTAGTTGGTGTCATTCCTGCAAGAAGcatcaatttctttacCTACGGTACaacaaaagatatttattctCGTGCATTTAACAACAATCAAGAAGCTCCATGGATTCATTTAATGGCGGCAGCAACTGCTGGTTGGGCAACCTCCACGGCAACAAACCCAATATGGTTGATAAAAACCCGTTTACAATTAGATAAAGCAGGAACGACaagaaaatacaaaaattcTTTAGATTGTCTAAAATCTGTCCTTCGTAACGAAGGTGTCATAGGGTTGTATAAGGGTTTAACAGCATCTTATCTTGGTTCCATTGAAGGTATCTTACAATGGATACTATATGAACAGTTAAAGTCAGTTATCAAAAGGAgatcaattgataaatttggCCATGCTGATGATAGAATGAAAACTCGAtctgataaaattaaagaatggTGTCAAAGATCCGGAGGTGCTGGTCTTGCAAAATTTGTAGCAAGTATCATAACGTATCCTCATGAAGTTGTAAGAACCCGTTTGAGACAAATGCCTACTGAAGGTCAAAAACCAAAATATACGGGTTTAATGCAGACCTTCAGAGTAATTATCAAAGAAGAAGGTTTGATTTCTATGTACAGTGGGCTAACCCCCCATTTAATGAGAACCGTTCCAAATAGTATAATTATGTTTGGAACGTGGGAGCTTGTTATAAAACTATTATCATAA
- the MED8 gene encoding RNA polymerase II mediator complex subunit MED8 (similar to Saccharomyces cerevisiae MED8 (YBR193C); ancestral locus Anc_8.551) produces the protein MDNNIMSAGTIQENTKLNYSGVPGQALDAIRMRLSQLLHSLKRIRDEFAKPGTQQWYTLQSQLNVTLSQLMSATSTLQHFQDTLDTTVVYPLPKFPTTSHESLLTTLLRKKNIPEVDDWLAMAKEVSGLNPELQNDEEINEILKNDKEVTKWVLTSLVEEFEKYDFKRLYNGPGVDSSTTPKYAKPKQPFDINGIMDYLYKGKLPERESTTPETSL, from the coding sequence AtggataataatatcatgtCTGCTGGCACAATACAGGAAAATACAAAACTCAATTACAGTGGGGTCCCAGGCCAGGCATTGGATGCAATCAGAATGAGATTATCACAGTTGCTTCATTCATTGAAACGAATAAGAGACGAGTTTGCAAAGCCAGGTACTCAACAATGGTACACACTACAGTCTCAGTTGAATGTTACACTTTCACAATTGATGTCTGCGACATCGACATTACAGCATTTTCAAGATACTTTAGACACAACCGTCGTCTATCCTCTGCCAAAATTTCCAACCACTTCACATGAATCACTTTTGACAACGTTGCtgagaaagaaaaatattcctGAGGTTGACGATTGGCTTGCCATGGCTAAAGAAGTGTCAGGCTTGAATCCAGAATTACAAAATGATGAAGAGATAAATGAAATtcttaaaaatgataaagaagTCACCAAATGGGTGTTAACATCTTTAGTGGAAGAGTTCGAGaaatatgattttaaaCGTCTATATAACGGCCCTGGTGTCGATTCTAGCACGACACCTAAATATGCTAAACCAAAGCAACCATTCGATATCAATGGAATTATGGATTATCTTTACAAAGGTAAGCTGCCTGAAAGAGAATCAACTACACCAGAAACaagtttataa
- the RPS9B gene encoding 40S ribosomal protein uS4 (similar to Saccharomyces cerevisiae RPS9B (YBR189W) and RPS9A (YPL081W); ancestral locus Anc_8.554), with protein sequence MPRAPRTYSKTYSTPKRPYESSRLDAELKLAGEFGLKNKREIYRISFQLSKIRRAARDLLTRDEKDPKRLFEGNALIRRLVRVGVLSEDKKKLDYVLALKIEDFLERRLQTQVYKLGLAKSVHHARVLITQRHIAVGKQIVNIPSFMVRLDSEKNIDFAATSPFGGARPGRVARKRAGNAAASEEAAAAEEDEE encoded by the exons ATGCCAA GAGCTCCAAGAACTTACTCCAAGACTTACTCCACCCCAAAGAGACCATACGAATCTTCTCGTTTGGACGCTGAGTTAAAGTTAGCTGGTGAATTCGGTCTTAAGAACAAGAGAGAAATCTACAGAATTTCTTTCCAACTGTCCAAGATCAGAAGAGCCGCCAGAGACTTGCTTACCAGGGACGAAAAAGACCCAAAGAGACTATTCGAAGGTAATGCCTTAATCAGAAGACTAGTGAGAGTTGGCGTTTTGTCCGAAGACAAAAAGAAGTTAGATTACGTTTTAGCTTTAAAGATTGAAGATTTCTTAGAGAGAAGACTGCAAACTCAAGTATACAAACTAGGTCTGGCCAAATCTGTCCACCACGCCAGAGTTCTAATCACTCAAAGACACATTGCTGTCGGTAAGCAAATCGTGAACATCCCATCTTTCATGGTCAGATTAGACTCTGAAAAGAACATTGACTTTGCTGCTACTTCTCCATTCGGTGGTGCCAGACCAGGTAGAGTTGCCAGAAAGAGAGCCGGCAACGCTGCCGCCTCGGAAGAAGCTGCGGCTGCAGAAGAAGACGAAGAATAG